One genomic window of Quercus lobata isolate SW786 chromosome 9, ValleyOak3.0 Primary Assembly, whole genome shotgun sequence includes the following:
- the LOC115959662 gene encoding CDT1-like protein a, chloroplastic yields MIASLPKLFNMIHFLFQSIKRSVITKEELIHKIIASHCDIVDRREVEEQLNLLIELVPEWISEKLASGGDLLFWRALLICDMYK; encoded by the exons ATGATTGCTAGCCTGCCTAAGCTCTTCAACATGATTCACTTCTTATTTCAGTCTATTAAGCGGTCTGTTATCACAAAAGAGGAGCTTATACACAAGATAATTGCAAGCCATTGTGATATTGTTGACAGAA GAGAAGTTGAAGAGCAGCTAAACCTCTTAATAGAATTAGTTCCGGAATGGATTTCAGAAAAGTTGGCATCTGGAGGAGATTTGCTCTTCTGGCGAGCCTTGTTAATATGTGATATG TATAAATAA